The sequence GTGCGCGCGGGCGCCCGGGCCGGCGCCTCGTGGTGGCGGCGGGCCGCGCTCGTCGTGCTCGTCGGCGTCGTGGCTCTGACGCCCGCGACGCTGGTCACCCAGCAGGTCGCGGGGTCGGGGCCGAGCGTCGAGCTGTACGTCGTCGTCGACCGGACCGGCTCGATGGCGGCGCAGGACTGGGGGCCGGGGCCGGAGCTGCCGCGTCCGCCGGGCACGCAGGACGTGCCGACGACGAGGCGGCTCGACGGCGCCCGGATCGACGCCGTCTCGCTGGCCGACGACGTGCCCGGTGCGGGCTACAGCGTGATCGGGTTCGCGTCCGAGGCGTCGACCGAGCTGCCGCTGACGACCGACGGCGACGCGGTGGCGGCGTGGGCAGCGACCGTGACGCAGGAGGTGACCGCGAGCTCGACCGGCTCGTCGCTCGCGACGCCCGTCGCCGTGCTGGAGCGCGTCCTGACCACCGCGCGCGAGCGGTCCCCGCACGCCTCGCGGTACGTGTTCGTGCTGTCCGACGGCGAGGAGACGGACGGGCCGACGGACGGGCAGAGCACGGGGGACTGGTCGACGGTCGCGGGCCTGGTGGACGGCGGCGCGGTGCTCGGGTACGGGACGCCCGAGGGCGCGACCATGACGGCGTTCGACGGCACCGACGACCCCGGTGCCCCGCTGATCGAGGACCCCGCGACGGGCGGCCCGGCCGTGTCGCGGATCGACGAGACCGCGCTGCGGTCCGTCGCGGACGCGCTCGGCGTGCCGTACGTGCACCGCACCGGGGTCGAGCCGACGCAGGACCTGCTCGCTGGCCTCGTGGCCGGGACCACGGTGCCCGACGAGGTCACGACGACGCACGACGTCGTCTGGCCGTTCGCGCTCGCCGCCGCGGTGCTCCTCGCGGGGGAGGCGCTCGGGTGGGCGCGCGCGGTGCGCCGACCGGCCTGGTGGGCCGCGCGCTGGTGGCCCGCCCGCTGGTCGCCGGCGCGCTGGTGGCCCCGGCGAGGGAGGCGCCCGTGAACGCGCGCAACAACGGCACGCGCGCGCAGCGCGCCGCGCACCAGAACCGCACCCCGCGCCGCAAGCCGCCGCTGACCCGACGGCAGGTGACCCGCCGCGTGCTGCTGTGGTGCAGCCCCGTGCCGATCGTCGTCGCGGTGGTCTTCGGCGTCTTCATGCTCGGCGCCGGTGCCGGGTTCCGGACCGCCATGGAGGCGTACGACGAGGAGGACTGGTCCACCGCGTGGCTCGAGTTCCGCGACGTGCGCGGCAACCCGGTCGAGAGCTGGAAGGGCTACTACAACGCGGGGACGGCCGCGCTGCGCGACGAGCTGTACTGGAGCGCCGTGGACGACCTCGACACCGCGCTCGAGTCCGTCCCCGACGCGTACCGCTGCCAGGTGCAGACCAACCGCGCGCTCGCGCTCGAGGGGTACGGCGACGAGCAGGTGGCCGACGCGCAGGAGACGCTCGAGGGCGCCCAGGCGCTCGTCGAGGCGGAGGCCGCGCGGGCGGCCGGCGAGCCGTACGACGAGAGCCTGTTCGAGCCGCCGTACGAGGGCGCCGACGAGCCGAGCAGCGCCGAGGAGCTCGACTGGGCGGCGTACCTCATGCGCGACGCGCGCGACCAGTACGCGTACGCCGCGGACGCGGCCGCCGAGCCGCTGTGCGCGTCGCAGGCCTCGTCGCCCGAGCCGACGCCGCCGCCGACCTCCGACCCCAGCACCGACCCCAGCACCGACCCCAGTGAGCAACCGACCGACCAGCCGACCGACCAGCCGACCCCGCAGCCCTCGTCGGGCGGCGGGCAGGACGGGCAGGACGGGCAGGACGGGCAGGACGGGCAGGACGAGCAGGACCAGCAGCGGCAGCGGCTCGAGGACAAGATGGCGCAGGCGGACGACCTCGCGCAGCAGACCGAGGCGCTCGCGCGGCAGGCGGCCGGCGAGGACGAGGAGTCCCCGGCGCCGCAGACCGAGGAGGAGCGCCAGGAGGCCCTCGCCGAGCGCAACCGCGAGGCGGGGGGCACGGGCGACGAGGACGGCTCGTCGGGCCAGGACGGCGAGGAGCCGGGGAGCGACGGCACGGGCGGCGACCAGCCGGGCGGCACCCGCTCGGGCTGGTGACCCACCCGTCCCCGGGCGCGGCCGCCGTCAGGCCAGGACGGACGCCATCCGCTCGACGATCATGCGTGCCACCTCGGTGGCCGGGCGGTCCCGGAGCTCCGCGACGCGGCGCTCGCCCCGCTCGCCGACGGACTCGCCCGCGAGCGAGCGGGCCCGGCCCAGCGTGAAGGACACGGTGGCGAGGTTCGCGCCGAGCCGCGTCCCGAGCGCCCACAGCTCGAGCGCGGTCTCGTCGTCCCCGCGCCGTGCCGCGAGCTCCGCACCACCCAGCGCGTACGAGCCGACCACGGGCATGTCCGGCAGCTCCAGGACGTCGGCGGTGGTCGCGGCGAGGATCGCGGCCGCCTCGGCGATGCCCGGCCCGCCCGCCTGCAGCACGACGACCGCCGCGGCGACCCGGATGACGACGCGGCCCTGCGGGACGGGGGACGCGTCCTGCGCGACGACCTCCGCGGCGCGCAGCGCCAGGCGGCGCGCCTCGTCGTCGTCCCCGGTGTG is a genomic window of Cellulomonas fulva containing:
- a CDS encoding VWA domain-containing protein, which produces MTWRQVVPAWLVLLIGAPLVVLCVLEAVRAGARAGASWWRRAALVVLVGVVALTPATLVTQQVAGSGPSVELYVVVDRTGSMAAQDWGPGPELPRPPGTQDVPTTRRLDGARIDAVSLADDVPGAGYSVIGFASEASTELPLTTDGDAVAAWAATVTQEVTASSTGSSLATPVAVLERVLTTARERSPHASRYVFVLSDGEETDGPTDGQSTGDWSTVAGLVDGGAVLGYGTPEGATMTAFDGTDDPGAPLIEDPATGGPAVSRIDETALRSVADALGVPYVHRTGVEPTQDLLAGLVAGTTVPDEVTTTHDVVWPFALAAAVLLAGEALGWARAVRRPAWWAARWWPARWSPARWWPRRGRRP